DNA sequence from the Flavobacteriales bacterium genome:
TAAACACTTCATTCGACAAGAAAAAACTGGCTGAAATTGCTAAAAAAATCAGTACTCTTCCAAAAGATAAAAAATTCATCAGCAAAATTGTACGTCTGTTTGAAGACAGAATTAAAATGGTTGATGAAACCAATCAATTGGATTGGGCAATGGGAGAGCTTTTAGCCTATTCTTCATTGTTAGAAGAAGGTCACATGGTTCGTTTATCAGGACAAGATGTTGAGCGTGGAACGTTCTCGCACCGACATGCTGTGGTTAAAGTAGAAGATTCTGAAGAGGAATATATCCCACTTAATAACATTTCAAAAACACAACAAAAATTTCATGTTTACAATTCGTTGTTATCGGAATACGGTGTTTTAGGTTTTGAATATGGATATGCGATGGCAACTCCACATGGTTTAACCATTTGGGAAGCTCAGTTTGGTGATTTTAATAATGGTGCTCAAATTATTATTGACCAATTGTTGAGTGCTGCTGAAGAAAAATGGAAAACACAAAACGGTTTGGTAATGTTATTACCTCATGGTTATGAAGGGCAAGGTGCAGAACATTCGAGCGGAAGAATGGAACGCTTTTTACAATTGTGCGCAGAAGACAACATGATAGTAGCTGATTGTAGTACTCCAGCTAACTATTTCCACCTATTACGTCGTCAGCTAAAATTCAATTTCAGAAAGCCTTTAGTAGTGTTTACTCCAAAAAGTTTATTACGTCACCCTAAATGCGTTTCAAGCATTGAAGAAATGGCAAATGGAGCTTTCCAAGAAATAATTGACGACTCAAAAGCAAATGCTAAAAATGTTGATACAGTGGTTTTCTGTACAGGTAAATTCTATTACGATTTATTAGCTAAACAAGAAGAAATTGGCGGGGCAGATAACATGGCAATAGTTCGAGTTGAACAATTGTATCCTTTACCTCAAAAACAATTGGACAACATTGTTGCAAAATACGGTAAAGCAAAAAAATACATTTGGGCACAAGAAGAACCTGAAAATATGGGTGCATGGTGTCACATGTTAAGACATTACACTTCTGTTAAATTAGACGTGATTTCTTTACAAGAAAGTGGTGCTCCTGCAACAGGGTCATCAAAGGTTCATGCTCGAAGACATAATGCAATCATTAACAAAGTATTTGAAAATTCATTGGTTAGCTAAAGCCCTCCCCGACCCTCCCGAAGGGAGGGAGATGGACAGCTTATTTATTTGATAGATAATAGAAATTAAAAAATTATAAATAATAACATTAATCCATAAACCTCATTCCCCCTTCGGGGGTTAGGGGGCTAAATTTTAAACATTATGGCTTTAGAAATGAAAGTTCCCTCTCCGGGAGAATCAATTACAGAAGTAGAAATTGCAACTTGGTTAGTTGAAGATGGCGATTATGTTGAAAAAGACCAAGCTATTGCAGAAGTAGATTCTGATAAAGCAACATTAGAATTGCCTGCCGAAGAATCAGGCATTATCACTTTAAAGGCAGCAGAAGGCGATTTAGTAAAAGTTGGTTCGGTAGTTTGTTTAATCGACACCAAAGCTAAACGCCCAGCAGGTTCCGAGAAAAAAGAAGTTGCTCCTGTTAAAGAAGTGGTAGCTGAAAAAAAGGCAGAAGTAGTTCCTAACCCAATGCCAGCTTCAAAAACTGATGTAAAAGCTACTCCTGTTGCTAAAGAAATGATTGCAAAAAATAATGTAAATGCAGTTAAAGTAAGTGGTTCGGGTTCAAATGGTAAAATTACCAAAGCCGATATTGAAGCGTATTTAACAAGCGGATTAACGCCAAATTCAATTGTTGGATGGGGTGGTACTAGAGACCAAAGCACCGAAAAAATGAGCATGCTTCGAAGAAAAATTGCTTCGAGATTGGTTTCAGTTAAAAACGAAACAGCTATGTTAACCACCTTTAATGAAGTTGACATGAAACCTTTAATGGATTTACGTGCTAAATACAAAGAATCATTTAAAGAAAAGCATGGTGTAGGTCTTGGTTTTATGTCGTTTTTTACAAAAGCAGTAACTGAAGCTTTACGTCAATATCCTACCGTAAATTCGATGATTGATGGTGACCAAATGGTTAGCTTTAATTATGCAGATATTGGTATTGCTGTAAGTTCTCCAAAAGGCTTAATGGTTCCTGTGGTTAGAAACGCTGAACAAATGAGCTTAGCTGAAATAGAATCAGAAATTAAGCGTTTAGCTGTAAAAGCTCGTGATGGTAAAATTGATATTACCGATATGGAAGGTGGAACATTTACCATTACCAATGGTGGTGTTTTTGGTTCTATGTTGAGTACTCCAAT
Encoded proteins:
- a CDS encoding 2-oxoglutarate dehydrogenase E1 component, giving the protein NTSFDKKKLAEIAKKISTLPKDKKFISKIVRLFEDRIKMVDETNQLDWAMGELLAYSSLLEEGHMVRLSGQDVERGTFSHRHAVVKVEDSEEEYIPLNNISKTQQKFHVYNSLLSEYGVLGFEYGYAMATPHGLTIWEAQFGDFNNGAQIIIDQLLSAAEEKWKTQNGLVMLLPHGYEGQGAEHSSGRMERFLQLCAEDNMIVADCSTPANYFHLLRRQLKFNFRKPLVVFTPKSLLRHPKCVSSIEEMANGAFQEIIDDSKANAKNVDTVVFCTGKFYYDLLAKQEEIGGADNMAIVRVEQLYPLPQKQLDNIVAKYGKAKKYIWAQEEPENMGAWCHMLRHYTSVKLDVISLQESGAPATGSSKVHARRHNAIINKVFENSLVS
- the odhB gene encoding 2-oxoglutarate dehydrogenase complex dihydrolipoyllysine-residue succinyltransferase, whose translation is MALEMKVPSPGESITEVEIATWLVEDGDYVEKDQAIAEVDSDKATLELPAEESGIITLKAAEGDLVKVGSVVCLIDTKAKRPAGSEKKEVAPVKEVVAEKKAEVVPNPMPASKTDVKATPVAKEMIAKNNVNAVKVSGSGSNGKITKADIEAYLTSGLTPNSIVGWGGTRDQSTEKMSMLRRKIASRLVSVKNETAMLTTFNEVDMKPLMDLRAKYKESFKEKHGVGLGFMSFFTKAVTEALRQYPTVNSMIDGDQMVSFNYADIGIAVSSPKGLMVPVVRNAEQMSLAEIESEIKRLAVKARDGKIDITDMEGGTFTITNGGVFGSMLSTPIINPPQSAILGMHNIVDRPVAIDGKVEIRPIMFVALSYDHRIIDGKESVGFLKTVKEMLENPTKIIFGGKNPEEVLLNL